The Alphaproteobacteria bacterium nucleotide sequence TTCGCCCCACTTATAACCCCTTAACTGTTTTCATTACACCCGCATAGGCATAAGAACGTAAGTAGCCTCTTTATCTGTTATTCCCTTGATAATTGCTGGTGCGTCGCCATTTGCGAGAATCACTTGCGCTTCATCTTCATCAATTTGTTGTGCAATATCCAATAAATACCGCGCATTAAAGCCGATTTCAATTGGGGTATCGTGCGGAAAATCTATAGTCATTTCTTCCATAGCATTCCCCAAATCATGACTCGCTGCAGAAAGGGTGAGCATATTGTTGCTCAAATTAACCTTAATGGCCCGGACCTTATCATTAGAAACTGTGGCTACACGATCTACAGCTGCTGCAAATGCCTTGGCGTCAACGATGGCTGTCTTATCATTCCCAATGGGAATGGCCTTTTCATATTCCGGATAAGTTGCATCAATCAGTCGGGAACTTAATACGGCATTCTCAAAGGCAAATTCAATTCGAGTAGGAGATAATGAAATACTCACTTCCGTCGTAGTTTCATCAACAAGTTTACGAACTTCCACAATGGTTTTACGGCCAATGATAATGCCCGGCATATTTTCTGCTCCTTCAGGCAAAGGCACTTCAATATAAGCCAAACGATGGGCATCTGTTGCAACAGACCTCAAGATTTTCTGTCCCCCCCGCTCCAACGTGTGGAGGTGAATGCCGTTCAA carries:
- the dnaN gene encoding DNA polymerase III subunit beta, with product MKLAIDRSAFLKALSHGQSVVERRTTVPILSNVLLNATPMGLSLITTDTDLALIETVSAIVTEPGSTTVSAQMLFDIVRKLPEGSTVELTLVPETGQLNLKGGRSRFNLSCLPAEDFPQLTQGELPVHFSLPIAIFKKLLDRAKFAMSTEETRYYLNGIHLHTLERGGQKILRSVATDAHRLAYIEVPLPEGAENMPGIIIGRKTIVEVRKLVDETTTEVSISLSPTRIEFAFENAVLSSRLIDATYPEYEKAIPIGNDKTAIVDAKAFAAAVDRVATVSNDKVRAIKVNLSNNMLTLSAASHDLGNAMEEMTIDFPHDTPIEIGFNARYLLDIAQQIDEDEAQVILANGDAPAIIKGITDKEATYVLMPMRV